The Microbacterium horticulturae genome has a window encoding:
- a CDS encoding LysR family transcriptional regulator, with protein sequence MVESYLPHRQQLLRGLTFDQLLMTRTIAESGSFREASRILCLTQPAVSQRVQHVEQVLGTPIFQRHAGVGVSLTDAGRTFIEFCDRAIAELDRLLDDLAISERDGQGSGLAIAAPSDSIQYFMLGVLPLYKARFPGRSVHVVQSGSRADSVEAMESGQADLAFYRVPVDPRLETIALMNERLFLVAAADHPLLDVPVEQRAEALTRYEFATYSSGMRSRQLVERWALKLGVRMDIGVESKSLEVMKEVAMRGTALCVLPGIAIGQEVRDGILTVIDIAGMPLPRATAIAVKRGATQSPATRDFLNLLMEYCREKTGPLDPEVRWSFGGAPTSAPDVAGV encoded by the coding sequence ATGGTGGAGAGCTACCTGCCGCATCGTCAGCAGTTGCTGCGCGGGCTGACGTTCGACCAGCTCCTGATGACGCGGACAATAGCGGAGTCCGGATCGTTTCGAGAGGCGAGCCGCATCCTCTGTTTGACGCAACCCGCTGTCTCACAGCGTGTGCAGCACGTGGAGCAGGTACTCGGCACGCCGATCTTTCAGCGGCATGCTGGTGTCGGCGTCAGCCTGACCGATGCGGGGCGCACGTTCATCGAGTTCTGTGACCGTGCGATCGCTGAACTCGACCGGCTTCTCGACGATCTCGCCATCTCCGAGCGAGACGGCCAGGGGTCTGGGCTCGCCATCGCCGCACCATCCGACAGCATCCAGTACTTCATGCTCGGCGTGCTGCCGCTCTACAAGGCCCGATTCCCCGGCCGCTCCGTACACGTCGTCCAATCCGGTTCGCGCGCGGACTCCGTCGAGGCGATGGAATCCGGCCAAGCGGATCTGGCGTTCTACCGCGTTCCGGTCGATCCTCGGCTCGAGACGATCGCTCTCATGAACGAACGACTCTTCCTTGTCGCTGCGGCCGACCATCCCCTCCTGGACGTGCCCGTCGAGCAACGCGCAGAGGCGCTCACTCGATACGAGTTCGCGACCTACTCGTCGGGCATGCGTTCACGGCAACTCGTCGAGCGCTGGGCGCTGAAGCTCGGCGTACGAATGGATATCGGTGTCGAGTCGAAGAGCCTGGAAGTGATGAAGGAAGTCGCGATGCGCGGAACAGCGCTCTGCGTGCTTCCCGGTATCGCTATCGGCCAAGAGGTGAGAGACGGGATTCTCACCGTCATCGACATCGCCGGGATGCCCCTCCCTCGCGCGACGGCCATCGCGGTCAAGCGCGGCGCCACGCAATCTCCTGCTACGCGTGACTTCCTGAACCTGTTGATGGAGTATTGCCGCGAGAAGACCGGGCCTCTTGATCCCGAGGTGCGTTGGTCCTTCGGCGGTGCCCCAACGTCTGCACCCGACGTCGCCGGTGTCTGA